A genomic stretch from Triticum aestivum cultivar Chinese Spring unplaced genomic scaffold, IWGSC CS RefSeq v2.1 scaffold45361, whole genome shotgun sequence includes:
- the LOC123172593 gene encoding protein FAR1-RELATED SEQUENCE 5, which translates to MLDLNELPPDLNELPHDTDQQQPSMQQGKWTENGRSVYYTQASHDGNPMGHDNVAGQSSDRGAPVVVSLQSESHALDDTGTEANVPGPTRTELGAGAVDGAVQGEEGEDEAGSQPMEPYVGMRFDNLQIAKDHYNSYALRMGFSIKMNTSRWTPCTNELIKQQFCCNKFKKPKADDGGAEAPPILDPIPDPKSVDSDEEMEVEPPIFAEEEAGTSKKKKKRKREIIKQTQCKVKMLVKLIDGRCKVTHFVRDHSHPLVNKPSLSKYLRSHQGISPDEKEFLRILYNCNLTTCVVFFYIP; encoded by the coding sequence atgcTTGATCTCAATGAGTTGCCTCCTGATCTCAATGAGCTTCCTCATGATACGGATCAGCAGCAACCCAGCATGCAACAAGGAAAATGGACAGAAAATGGTCGATCTGTTTACTACACGCAGGCAAGTCATGATGGTAACCCTATGGGCCATGACAATGTGGCAGGCCAGTCATCAGACCGTGGTGCCCCTGTAGTGGTGTCTTTGCAGTCAGAGAGCCATGCTCTAGATGACACGGGAACCGAGGCAAATGTTCCTGGTCCAACCAGGACTGAGCTAGGAGCTGGGGCTGTTGACGGAGCTgtccaaggagaagaaggagaggatgaggctggttctcaacctatggaaccctatgttggcatgaggtttgacaaccttcaaattgctaaggatcaCTACAACAGCTACGCACTACGGATGGGTTTCTCTATCAAGATGAACACATCTAGATGGACACCCTGCACCAATGAATTGATAAAACAACAGTTTTGCTGCAACAAgttcaagaagcccaaagctgatgaTGGAGGAGCCGAGGCTCCTCCTATCCTGGACCCTATTCCAGATCCAAAATCTGTTgacagtgatgaggagatggaagtagaacctccaatatttgctgaagaggaggctggtactagtaagaagaagaagaagcgcaaaCGCGAGATAATAAAGCAGACTCAGTGCAAAGTGAAAATGTTGGTGAAGCTGATAGATGGGCGATGCAAGGTGACGCACTTTGTTCGTGACCACAGTCATCCGCTCGTGAACAAACCTTCATTATCCAAatacttgagatcccaccaaggcatctcacCTGATGAAAAGGAGTTTCTGCGCATCTTGTATAACTGCAACTTGACTACATGTGTGGTGTTTTTCTATATCCCTTAA